The following nucleotide sequence is from Bacteroidota bacterium.
ATTGTAGTCATCGAGAATACTCACCGAATTTTTAAAGCCGAAAAGCTCGATATAAAAACAGCAGCTAAGAAAGCTGCAGGCGAAGTGTTTATGCCCATTCTTTCGGGTACTCTCACTACCCTTGCTCCTTTCTTCCCACTTACATTCTGGCCTGGAGTAGTTGGCGATTTTATGTTCTACATTCCCATCACAATTATTCTTGCCCTCTTAATGTCATTGGTAGTTGCATATATTATCAACCCTGTATTTGCGGTAGATTTTATGGCTCACCAGGATGAAACACAACAAGTGCCTAATCGCAAGATCTATAGAACAGGATTAATAGTTGCAGGTGCTGGAGTCTTTCTTCATCTTTTCCGCTTGCCATTCCTGGCGAATTTAACCTTGTTTTTTGCCCTTTCCTATGTCTTGCACAATAAGTGGGGGTACAAAGTATTACTAAAGTTTCAGCATAAAATTATACCAGGAATACTCAATGAGTATGAAAAAGTGCTGAGATGGATTCTCCAAAAACGAAGACCTAAGATGCTGGTTTGGTCACTGGTAGTTTTATTGATACTATCATTTATAATTTATGGTGCTTCCAAACCCCAATTGGTTTTTTTTCCCGACAATGAACCCAATATAGTGCATACCTATATTAAATTGCCTGTAGGTACCGATGTTAAATACACCGATTCTATTGCCTCTATCGTGGAGAATAAGATCATGAAAGTAATTGGTCCTGACAATAAAATTGTAGAAAGTGTGATAACCAACGTGGCTATCAATGCTTCGAGCGACTGGTTCGATGCAGGAACAAAATCGCACCTTGCAAAGGTTACAGTGAATTTTGTTGAATTTGCCAAACGTCACGGTGAATCGACTAACAAATACCTCGAAGATTTCCGGGTAGCTGTGAAAGATATTCCTGGCGCTGAAATATCAGTGGAAAAGGAAGCAAAAGGGCCACCAACAGGCGCACCGGTAAATCTCGAAATTAGCGGGGAAGATATGGAACTGATTTTAGCCACTACCGATAAACTCATTCAAGCAATCGATTCAGCAGAGATCCCAGGTCTTGATAAAATGCAGTCGAAATTTGAAAACAACAAGCCTGAACTGGTTATTAATATTGACCGGGACAGGGCCAATCGCGAAGGAATATCTACTGCTCAGATTGGAAATGAGATACGCACAGCAATTAATGGTGTGGAGGTTTCTAAATACCGCGATGGCGAAGATCAATACCCTATACAATTGCGCTATAATGAGTATCAACGTGAGAATATCGATCGCCTGATGAACCTGAAAATCACCTATCGCGATATGAATACCGGCTTGCTGCGTCAGATACCGCTTTCGTCGGTAGCTTCTGTTGAATATGTCAGTACCTATGGGGGTATTAACCGTATCAGCTCGAAACGGGTAGTGACAGTGGTTTCGAATATTTTTACCGGACATTCTTCGCCTGAGGTGAATATTAAGATTCAAAAGCTGCTTAATAAAATTGACCTTCCTGAAGGAATTGAAGTTTCGTTAACCGGTGAAACAGAAGATCAGAAAGAAACGGGTGCATTTCTCGGAAAGGCCTTCCTGTTTGCAATGTTTCTGGTATTGTTTATACTAATAACGCAGTTTAACTCAACCAGTAAACCTTTTATAATTCTTACCGAAGTTATTTTCAGTGTAAGTGGGGTTTTACTTGGCCTTGCGATTTTTAGAATGCCTTTTTCCATGATTATGAACGGTATGGGTCTTGTTGCCCTCTCGGGAATAGTCGTTCGAAATGGAATTCTTCTCGTAGAATTTACCGATGTACTGAAAGAACGGGGAATGAAAACCCGCGAGGCAATTATCATGGGAGGTAAAACCCGTATCACACCGGTAATTTTAACAGCTGTTGCTACGATATTGGGTCTGATACCTTTGTGTATTGGACTTAATGTTGACTTTGTTGGATTATTCCGCGATTTCTCGCCAAATATCCATTTGGGTAGCGACAGTAGCTTGTTTTTCAAATCGCTGGGTTGGACCATAATTTTTGGATTATCCTTTGCAACCTTCCTTACTCTGATATTTATTCCGGTAATGTACTATATGTTTTACATCTGGAAATTGAGAATAAAACGCCGTAAATTTTTACGAAAACTCAGAACCAGAGAAGTAGTCAATTATTAGAACAAAAGCTATGGTGTTGAGCTAGTACACAAAAATTTCTTTTGAACATGAATAAAGGCTGTCTGATTCATTTTAGACAGCCTTTTATTTAGATGGATTATTACTGTGCTATACTGCATCAGCTTTTTAAATTGGCAAATAAGTTGAAATAATCAGTTCGGGGAAATGAAAAACCTTTATCCTTTTGGCTTGTTTACTCTCTAAATATACCTCCATGGATTTACAAATAAAAGACAAATATTACATTGTATGTGGTGCTACCAGCGGTTTCGGTTTGGCCATTACAAAGTTGTTAATTGCCGAAGGTGCAAAAGTATTGGCTATCGCAAGGCAAGAGGAAAAGCTGATTGAATTGAATGATGCTTTTGCAGATTCAATCGATGTTTTAGCCGGCGACATTACTCAAAGCACTACCATTGAAAAACTCTTAAGACAGAGCGCTAACAAAACTATATCCGGTGTGGTAGTCAATGCGGGAGGACCGCCAGCCATGAAATTTGTCGAAACCAAACTCACCGATTGGGACGAAGCCTACCATAAAATTCTACGCTGGAAAGTGGAGCTTACACAGGCTTTTTTGCCCATTCTCCTAAAAAATGGTTTTGGACGCATGCTTTACATCGAAAGCGCTTCGGTAAAACAGCCGCTCGAGAACCTGGTATTGAGCACCTCCATGCGCCTTTCGGTGGTTGGATTTGTGAAAACCCTCTCTCAGGAAATGCCTGATAAAGGAGTTACATTCAATGTGCTGGCTCCGGGCTACCATTATACTCCTGCCGTAGAACGTCTCATTGATAAGAAAGCCAAAGACGAAAATATTTCGAAAAAACAGGCACGTTTGCTGCTTGAAGAACGGATTCCCATGCACAAAACGGGTTCTACTGAGCATTTTGCCTCCCTGGCGGCCTGGCTGCTTTCGCCTTTATCTGACTATATCACCGGGCAGGTGTATGCGGTCGATGGGGGTGTAATCAGAGGTGTCTTTTAATACCTTGGTATTGCATATAAAAAAAGCCGGTTCTGAAAAACCGGCTTTTCAATTATTTGCTCTCTTATTTTTTATACCAACACCTTTCCTGTCATCTCTTTCGGAATGGGAAGCCCCATTATGGTTAAAAGGGTAGGGGCCACATCGGCCAGAATTCCACTTTTTATTGTTTTATAATGGTTGTTAACCAGGATACATGGCACAGGGTTTAACGAGTGCGCTGTATTGGGCGATCCATCTTCGTTTAGGGCATTGTCGGCATTGCCGTGGTCGGCTATAATCATGGCGGTATAACCACCTTTTTGGGCCGCTTCTACAACCGCTCCAACGCATTGGTCTACTGTTTCAATTGCTTTTTTTATGGCCTCATACACACCGGTATGTCCAACCATGTCGCCATTGGCAAAGTTCAGGGCCACAAAATCCACTTCACCTTTGTTTAGTTCAGCTACAATCGCGTCACGCACTTCCGGGGCACTCATCTCAGGTTGCAGGTCGTAAGTGGCAACTTTGGGCGATTGAATTAAAATTCGTTTTTCACCGGGGAATTCTTCCTCGCGGCCCCCGTTCATAAAAAAGGTAACGTGGGCATATTTTTCGGTTTCGGCAATACGTATTTGTTTCAGCCCGGCTTTCGACACTACTTCACCAATTGTATTTTCTACATTGTCTTTTTCAAAAATCACGTTCACCCCTTTAAAACTCTCGTCGTAGGTGCACATGGTGACATAATGCAGCGGTATGGTTTTCATTCCGTGTTCGGGCATGTTTTTTTGTGTCAGCACGGTGGTAATCTGGCGCAAGCGGTCGGTACGGAAATTAAAGCAGATTACTACATCACCTTCCTGAATGGTGGCCAGAGGCTTACCCTTTTCATCGACCATCACAAGGGGTTTGATAAATTCGTCGGTAACACCTTCAGCATAAGAATCTTCAATTGACTTAATCACATCGGTAGAAGGAGTTCCCGTTCCATACACCATCAGGTCGTAACCCAGTTTCACGCGCTCCCAGCGTTTGTCGCGGTCCATCGAAAAATAGCGGCCAATGAGCGAGGCAATTTTTACCTTCGAATGTTTAAGATGATTCACCACTTCAGTCATATAACCCAATCCGCTCCTGGGATCGGTATCGCGGCCATCGGTGAGGCAATGCACATATACTTTTTCAAGGCCATAATCGGCTGTTAAATCGGCCAGTTTAAAAAGATGATGGCTCATGGCATGCACACCGCCAGGGCCTATTAGTCCGATAAAGTGAACCGATTTGTTATTCTTTTGAGCATATTGATAGGCTTCTACCAAAACAGGGTTAGAGGCAATGGTATTTTCTTTAATCTCTTTGTTAATGCGAACCAGATCCTGGTAAACTACACGTCCGGCACCAATGTTCAGGTGCCCCACTTCGGAGTTTCCCATTTGTCCATCGGGCAAACCCACATTTTCGCCCGAAGTGAGCAATTGTGAGGTGGGGTAATTTTTCATCAGTTTGTCGATGTTGGGAGTATTAGCCTGGTATACAATGTCGCCTTTACCATGGTTACCATTTCCCCATCCGTCGAGGATCATCAATATTGCTTTGTTCATTCTATCTGTTTATTTGATTGTTTATTGTCGAATTGTATGCATCGTTGAAACGAGGCGCAAATATAACGATAACAAATTACATGCGGTAAAGTTTTCTATTATTCCAGGTTTATAGATACTTAAAGGCTTTTTTCGAAGGGAAACTATCGATTCAATCTCCTATTTTTGGCTTTTTTATTTACCTTCGATTGATACACTTTTTTCTATGCGCACAATTTTTCTGTTTACACTTCTTGTTCTTCGAATGATTGGCACATCACAGGAGCTTACTGAAGGCTGGACATTAATGGCCAAAAATCGTCAGCCCTATTATGCACCTACCCTTGCTAATGGAATGATTGGAATTACTCCTGCTTCAATTCCGCTTCAGCTGAATTATGTATTGCATAATGGAGTATACGATTGTTATGGAAGGGGCGAAGGGGTTACCAATATTGTCATGGGAATTAATTCGGGCGAAATTGAAATTTTAACCGGTAATTATGCTTTGTCGCAGGTGCCTGATACCATGATTCATAATTGGGAGCAGGTGTTGGACATGAAAAATGCCACGCTTATTACTCGTTTTGATTTTGGAAATCTTTATCGGGTAGAATACCATCAACTGGCTCTCAGACATCTTCCCTTTACTTTTTTCACACAGGTAAAACTTACTGCTCTAAGAAGCCTGGAGAATTTGCAAATAAGCAATACTTTTTCATCTTCTGAATCGGCCGAACTTACAGAAGTTGTTTTCGATAAAATAAAGCACATTTCACTTTATTCGGCTAAAGCCAGGTCTCCGTTGGGCAAGATTAATTTGGCTGCTTCGAATGCATTTTTCACTGATCAGGGTATTGAGGTAGCAGAAATAAAACAAAGCGATTCGTCCTTTTCCAAATTTGGATTTACCACAAACCTTACTAAGGGGGAAGAAATCAGGTTTAGCTTACTGAGCTCAGTTACATCTTCGGTGGGGCACCCTGATCCGTTTAACGAGGCAAAAAGGCTTACCCTGTTTGCCTATCTGGCAGGGCAGGAAAAATTGGTCCAACTCCATCAACAGGAGTGGCATCAGCTTTGGCAGAGCGATATTTTTATCGAAGGCGATGTCAATGCCCAAAGAGATGTGCGGTTTGCAATCTATAACCTTTATTCCTCCATCAGGTCAGAATCGGGATTAAGTATACCTCCGATGGGATTGTCGTCGAATGGTTATAATGGGCATATTTTCTGGGATGCAGAGTTATGGATGTTTCCGCCACTGCTGCTTCTGCAACCGGAAATGGCAAAATCTATGCTCGACTATCGAATCCATCGTTTGGAAATAGCCAGGCAAAATGCTCAAAGTCATGGTTACAAAGGAGCTATGTTTCCCTGGGAATCGGCCTTTGAAGGTACCGAGGAAACACCGGTTTGGGCGCTCACCGGTCCATTCGAACACCACGTAACTGCCGATGTGGGCATAGCGTTTTGGAATTATTTCCTGGTTACCTCAGACACAGTCTGGCTAAGAGAGAAAGGTTTTTTGGTGTTGAAGGAAGTGGCCGATTTTTGGATTAGCCGTGCAGAGGTGAATGATAAGGGTGAATATGAAATACGAAATGTGGTTTGTGCTGATGAGTATGCCGAAAATGTCGACAACAACTCCTTCACAAATGGTGCAGCAAAAATTGTCCTCGAAGCAGCGTATAAAGCTGCTGAGATTTTAAATTATCCCTCCAACAGTCAATGGGTAGAAATTGCTAATAAGCTTGTAATACCCACCTTTGCCGATGGCACTACAAGGGAACACGCTACTTACAAAGGTGAGCTGATTAAACAGGCCGATGCCAATCTTTTAAGTTATCCCTTAGGACTGGTATCGGACCCGGTGATTATGAAAAAGGACCTTGATTATTATTCAGAGAGGGTAGACATGGGTCCTGCCATGACGCACAGTATATTTTCGGTGATTGCTAACCGATTGGGTCAATGCGATCAGGCTTATCGATATTTTCTGTTGGGTTATACCGAAAACCAGCGACCTCCTTTTGGAGTGCTTGCCGAATGCCAAAGCTGCGATAACCCTTATTTTGTTACCGGAGCAGGCGGCATGCTTCAAGCAGTTATGAATGGTTTTGGTGGTATGGAAATTACTGACCAAGGTATTGTTCAGAAAACCTCTTGTTTACCAAAAGATTGGAAATCGATTACCATTACTGGTGTAGGCCCTGAAAAAGTTACTTTCAGAGTGCTAAACCAAAAACAATAGCGTGCTGGTTCTAATCATACTTATTTTTTAATATGAATAGGCATTATCATACCAGTAAGAAAAAAAAGCCTGTATTAATAGTAATATCAAGCTTTATTCTTTTTTTGCCAACAGGCACTTTTTACTTCCCTACGAGGAACAGCGCGTGGGCCATCCCCTTTAGGGGAAAGAGGGGTGAGCGTGGGCAAGATATAATAATAAGGTTGTAACTGGTATAATCGAGGCTAATCATATTTTTTAATTTGTAATAACACTCGAACGGATCAATTTTGGTCTAACTCACAATAATAGTATTGACAATGATGAAATTTCTTCTTTCTTTTTTTATGCTTGTGTTACTCACTTGCTGCAAGCCTGATCCAACACCTGCCTTGCCAGTAACCCAAAGTATAACAATTTCTTGCAACAAAGCCAGTTACTTGCCCGGCAGCGAGGTTAAATTTGAATTGAGCCGCACCTTCGAGGGTATTTGCAGGATCAGACAACTGGGTGTGATGATTCAGGAGATAGCAGTATCGGGTAAATCATTTACCTGGACATGTTCATCAAAGGATTTTCAGGGCTATATGGCCGAATTATATACCAATAGTAGCGAAGGAGAAAAGCTAATGGCCACTATTGGCATCGATGTATCCTCGTCGTGGTCGAAATTCCCACGCTATGGTTTTTTATCCGATTTTGGAAACCTCGATCAATCAGAGATGCAGGAAGTCATTAAATTTCTTAACAGACATCACATCAATGGGCTGCAGTTTTACGATTGGCAATTCAAGCATCATTTCCCACTTGCCGGAACAACTCAAAATCCATTGCCTGTCTGGAATGACATCATCAATAAGCCTGTATATTTTGCTACTCTCGAAAGCTATATTGATCTGGCTCATACCCATCGCATGCAAGCAATGTTTTATAATCTGGCCTTTGGA
It contains:
- a CDS encoding efflux RND transporter permease subunit, encoding MEKKFKEFWPTSWAIDNKVSIYMLTIIIAIFGALSYKNIPKEQIPEIIIPTVFVTTIYPGASPVDIENLVTRPLEKELKSIRDVKKVSSKSVQDFSMISVEFTTKVEITEAKQRVKDAIDKAADDLPNDLPADPEAAEINFADMPIQYINLSGDYSLSKIKEYAEMLQDQIEELPEITRVDIVGALDREIQVDVDMYKMQAASVTFYEIQNAISYENMTISGGNIDMQGLTRSVRVVGEFNDIETIKNISFISSSGAIVKLKDIAEVKDSHKKQESYSRMNGKNVITLNVIKKSGENLLDASEKIAAILKDARDTKIPNDLNVDITGDQSKYTRLLLFDLNNTIIFGFILVFIVLMFFMGVTNAFFVGLSIPLAMALSYILLPGLDFTMNMLVMFSFIFALGIVVDDAIVVIENTHRIFKAEKLDIKTAAKKAAGEVFMPILSGTLTTLAPFFPLTFWPGVVGDFMFYIPITIILALLMSLVVAYIINPVFAVDFMAHQDETQQVPNRKIYRTGLIVAGAGVFLHLFRLPFLANLTLFFALSYVLHNKWGYKVLLKFQHKIIPGILNEYEKVLRWILQKRRPKMLVWSLVVLLILSFIIYGASKPQLVFFPDNEPNIVHTYIKLPVGTDVKYTDSIASIVENKIMKVIGPDNKIVESVITNVAINASSDWFDAGTKSHLAKVTVNFVEFAKRHGESTNKYLEDFRVAVKDIPGAEISVEKEAKGPPTGAPVNLEISGEDMELILATTDKLIQAIDSAEIPGLDKMQSKFENNKPELVINIDRDRANREGISTAQIGNEIRTAINGVEVSKYRDGEDQYPIQLRYNEYQRENIDRLMNLKITYRDMNTGLLRQIPLSSVASVEYVSTYGGINRISSKRVVTVVSNIFTGHSSPEVNIKIQKLLNKIDLPEGIEVSLTGETEDQKETGAFLGKAFLFAMFLVLFILITQFNSTSKPFIILTEVIFSVSGVLLGLAIFRMPFSMIMNGMGLVALSGIVVRNGILLVEFTDVLKERGMKTREAIIMGGKTRITPVILTAVATILGLIPLCIGLNVDFVGLFRDFSPNIHLGSDSSLFFKSLGWTIIFGLSFATFLTLIFIPVMYYMFYIWKLRIKRRKFLRKLRTREVVNY
- a CDS encoding SDR family oxidoreductase, producing the protein MDLQIKDKYYIVCGATSGFGLAITKLLIAEGAKVLAIARQEEKLIELNDAFADSIDVLAGDITQSTTIEKLLRQSANKTISGVVVNAGGPPAMKFVETKLTDWDEAYHKILRWKVELTQAFLPILLKNGFGRMLYIESASVKQPLENLVLSTSMRLSVVGFVKTLSQEMPDKGVTFNVLAPGYHYTPAVERLIDKKAKDENISKKQARLLLEERIPMHKTGSTEHFASLAAWLLSPLSDYITGQVYAVDGGVIRGVF
- a CDS encoding 2,3-bisphosphoglycerate-independent phosphoglycerate mutase translates to MNKAILMILDGWGNGNHGKGDIVYQANTPNIDKLMKNYPTSQLLTSGENVGLPDGQMGNSEVGHLNIGAGRVVYQDLVRINKEIKENTIASNPVLVEAYQYAQKNNKSVHFIGLIGPGGVHAMSHHLFKLADLTADYGLEKVYVHCLTDGRDTDPRSGLGYMTEVVNHLKHSKVKIASLIGRYFSMDRDKRWERVKLGYDLMVYGTGTPSTDVIKSIEDSYAEGVTDEFIKPLVMVDEKGKPLATIQEGDVVICFNFRTDRLRQITTVLTQKNMPEHGMKTIPLHYVTMCTYDESFKGVNVIFEKDNVENTIGEVVSKAGLKQIRIAETEKYAHVTFFMNGGREEEFPGEKRILIQSPKVATYDLQPEMSAPEVRDAIVAELNKGEVDFVALNFANGDMVGHTGVYEAIKKAIETVDQCVGAVVEAAQKGGYTAMIIADHGNADNALNEDGSPNTAHSLNPVPCILVNNHYKTIKSGILADVAPTLLTIMGLPIPKEMTGKVLV
- a CDS encoding glycoside hydrolase family 65 protein, whose translation is MRTIFLFTLLVLRMIGTSQELTEGWTLMAKNRQPYYAPTLANGMIGITPASIPLQLNYVLHNGVYDCYGRGEGVTNIVMGINSGEIEILTGNYALSQVPDTMIHNWEQVLDMKNATLITRFDFGNLYRVEYHQLALRHLPFTFFTQVKLTALRSLENLQISNTFSSSESAELTEVVFDKIKHISLYSAKARSPLGKINLAASNAFFTDQGIEVAEIKQSDSSFSKFGFTTNLTKGEEIRFSLLSSVTSSVGHPDPFNEAKRLTLFAYLAGQEKLVQLHQQEWHQLWQSDIFIEGDVNAQRDVRFAIYNLYSSIRSESGLSIPPMGLSSNGYNGHIFWDAELWMFPPLLLLQPEMAKSMLDYRIHRLEIARQNAQSHGYKGAMFPWESAFEGTEETPVWALTGPFEHHVTADVGIAFWNYFLVTSDTVWLREKGFLVLKEVADFWISRAEVNDKGEYEIRNVVCADEYAENVDNNSFTNGAAKIVLEAAYKAAEILNYPSNSQWVEIANKLVIPTFADGTTREHATYKGELIKQADANLLSYPLGLVSDPVIMKKDLDYYSERVDMGPAMTHSIFSVIANRLGQCDQAYRYFLLGYTENQRPPFGVLAECQSCDNPYFVTGAGGMLQAVMNGFGGMEITDQGIVQKTSCLPKDWKSITITGVGPEKVTFRVLNQKQ